Proteins from one Microbacterium faecale genomic window:
- a CDS encoding DUF721 domain-containing protein, with the protein MSEQRPPGIPETVATYLRLRGLPLSKAARRRKRRRGDPDGSQPFAKGRDPGTLGDAISALTTASGWAPQLEREDLALNWEEIAGSDNAEHSHIETFARGLVVVRCDSTARSKQMHLMRANFLTRIIELYPDAGVEEIRFFGPEVPTWKHGFRRVQGRGPRDTYG; encoded by the coding sequence GTGAGCGAACAGCGCCCGCCGGGCATCCCCGAGACGGTCGCCACGTATCTGCGCTTGCGCGGCCTGCCGCTCAGTAAGGCGGCCCGCCGCAGAAAGCGCCGGCGCGGGGATCCGGACGGGAGCCAGCCGTTCGCGAAGGGGCGGGATCCCGGGACGCTCGGCGATGCGATCTCCGCGCTGACGACCGCGAGCGGATGGGCGCCGCAGCTTGAGCGCGAGGACCTCGCGCTGAACTGGGAAGAGATCGCCGGCAGTGACAACGCGGAGCACTCGCACATCGAGACGTTCGCGCGCGGCCTCGTCGTCGTGCGGTGCGACTCGACGGCGCGCAGCAAGCAGATGCACCTCATGCGCGCGAACTTTCTCACGCGCATCATCGAGCTGTACCCGGACGCGGGTGTGGAAGAGATCCGCTTCTTCGGCCCGGAGGTCCCCACCTGGAAACACGGATTCAGGCGCGTTCAGGGGCGCGGACCGCGCGATACCTACGGCTGA
- the recF gene encoding DNA replication/repair protein RecF (All proteins in this family for which functions are known are DNA-binding proteins that assist the filamentation of RecA onto DNA for the initiation of recombination or recombinational repair.) — MIVEHLSLVDFRNYAEAELPLRPGTNLLVGRNGQGKTNLAEAVAYLATLGSHRVSSDAPLVREGRDAAFIRARLAHGSRSVALELQVNRQGANRARISGNPVRPSELPRYMHAVLFAPEDLMIVRGDPSSRRRFADQLLVQRTPRLASVMSDYDRTLKQRTTLLKSARARGMRAEQLTTLEVWDDKLIQLGSQIIDARQRLATDMTEPLARAYAAIAGEDHSPRIGWALSIGGSDPEDDPESVEIGAAGATSERFREALLARRTQELDRGLTLVGPHRDDLVLHLRGLPVKGYASHGESWSVALSLRLASAELLRAESPGGDPILILDDVFAELDAARRGRLAGVVASYEQVLVTAAVATDIPAALRADAIRIDDGRILGALADHPLEEEA; from the coding sequence GTGATCGTCGAGCACCTGAGCCTCGTCGACTTCCGTAACTATGCCGAGGCGGAACTGCCGTTGCGGCCGGGCACGAACCTGCTCGTCGGTCGCAACGGTCAGGGCAAGACGAACCTCGCGGAAGCGGTCGCGTACCTCGCGACGCTCGGGTCTCATCGGGTGTCGTCCGACGCTCCGCTCGTGCGGGAAGGCCGCGATGCCGCGTTCATTCGGGCGCGTCTCGCGCACGGATCCCGCAGCGTCGCGCTCGAATTGCAGGTGAATCGGCAGGGAGCCAACCGCGCGCGTATCTCCGGCAATCCGGTGCGTCCCAGCGAGCTGCCGCGTTACATGCACGCGGTGCTCTTCGCTCCCGAAGACCTCATGATCGTCCGCGGGGATCCGTCGTCGCGTCGCCGGTTCGCCGATCAGCTGCTGGTGCAGCGCACGCCGCGACTCGCGAGCGTCATGTCGGACTACGACCGCACGCTCAAACAGCGCACGACGCTGCTCAAATCCGCGCGCGCGAGGGGAATGCGTGCGGAACAGCTCACGACGCTCGAGGTGTGGGACGACAAGCTCATCCAGCTCGGATCGCAGATCATTGACGCGCGGCAGCGGCTTGCCACCGACATGACCGAGCCGCTGGCGCGCGCGTACGCGGCAATCGCGGGCGAGGATCACTCGCCACGCATCGGCTGGGCGCTCTCGATTGGCGGATCCGACCCCGAAGATGACCCCGAGTCGGTCGAGATCGGTGCCGCGGGCGCAACGAGCGAGCGATTCCGTGAGGCTCTGCTTGCTCGGCGCACGCAGGAACTCGACCGTGGCCTCACTCTCGTGGGGCCACACCGCGACGACCTCGTGCTGCATCTTCGGGGTCTGCCGGTGAAGGGATACGCGTCCCACGGCGAGAGCTGGTCGGTGGCCCTGTCATTGCGATTGGCTTCCGCCGAGTTGCTGCGCGCGGAATCGCCGGGCGGAGACCCGATCCTGATCCTCGACGACGTCTTCGCCGAGCTCGACGCCGCGCGTCGCGGCCGCCTGGCCGGCGTCGTGGCGAGTTATGAGCAGGTTCTCGTGACGGCCGCCGTGGCGACCGACATCCCCGCGGCGCTCCGCGCCGACGCGATCCGCATCGACGACGGCCGGATCCTGGGCGCACTCGCCGATCACCCTCTCGAGGAGGAGGCGTGA
- the rsmG gene encoding 16S rRNA (guanine(527)-N(7))-methyltransferase RsmG — protein MSIEPEPSAAAALFGEGIDRARQFAGALADHGEERGLIGPQELPRLWTRHILNSVIAAPLFPAGRVGDVGSGGGLPGIVLAIARPDIEWVLIEPMERRCVWLSEQVSTLGLENVVVERARAEEAGRYEGMLDAVTARAVSALRTLIPWTAPLARDGGELILFKGQSVDAEIEKAQKVIRKHRLTDVRAEIVGEGEIAEPTRVFRATVR, from the coding sequence GTGAGCATTGAGCCAGAACCCTCCGCCGCGGCCGCACTGTTCGGCGAAGGGATCGATCGCGCGCGCCAGTTCGCCGGCGCTCTGGCCGACCACGGCGAGGAACGGGGTCTGATCGGACCCCAGGAGCTGCCGCGGCTCTGGACCCGCCACATCCTGAACTCCGTCATCGCGGCACCGCTGTTTCCTGCCGGACGGGTCGGCGACGTGGGATCGGGTGGCGGACTGCCTGGCATCGTCCTCGCGATCGCGCGCCCGGACATCGAGTGGGTGCTCATCGAGCCGATGGAGCGTCGCTGTGTCTGGTTGAGCGAACAGGTTTCGACGCTGGGGCTGGAGAACGTCGTCGTAGAACGTGCACGCGCCGAGGAGGCCGGCCGCTACGAGGGGATGCTGGACGCGGTGACGGCGCGAGCGGTCTCGGCGTTGCGGACGCTGATCCCGTGGACTGCGCCGCTCGCGCGGGACGGAGGCGAGTTGATCCTCTTCAAGGGACAGAGCGTCGACGCCGAGATCGAGAAGGCACAGAAGGTGATCCGCAAGCATCGGTTGACGGATGTTCGCGCCGAGATCGTCGGTGAGGGCGAGATCGCGGAACCGACGCGCGTATTCCGCGCGACGGTCCGCTGA
- the yidD gene encoding membrane protein insertion efficiency factor YidD: MAGGFRFLPRNAGILVLIAYRATISRLYGDVCRYYPSCSAYGLTAVQQHGLVRGSGMAVSRIARCHPWAVGGEDDVRPNPDLSFDLTPRGFVVPRRKD, translated from the coding sequence ATGGCGGGCGGATTCCGGTTCCTCCCGCGCAATGCCGGGATCCTGGTGCTCATCGCGTACCGCGCGACGATTTCGCGCCTCTACGGTGATGTCTGCCGCTACTACCCGTCGTGTTCGGCGTATGGCCTGACGGCCGTGCAGCAGCACGGTCTCGTGAGAGGATCGGGGATGGCGGTCTCTCGCATCGCGAGGTGCCACCCCTGGGCCGTCGGCGGCGAGGACGATGTGCGTCCGAACCCCGATCTCTCGTTCGACTTGACTCCCCGCGGCTTCGTTGTGCCGCGTCGAAAGGACTGA
- the dnaA gene encoding chromosomal replication initiator protein DnaA, which produces MTDAPDVPIWRLVLAELEQDERITPQLKGFLSLAVAQGVMGGALYLDVPNDLTAGQINKRMREPIMDALAKIDGEANSFRVVTNPELAEKPYVPEPNPIGQEAQTRESAVERTGPRPIEQPQAQPRSETRLNPKYTFDNFVIGQSNRFAHAAAVAVAEAPAKAYNPLFIYGDSGLGKTHLLHAIGDYAQNLFPGVRVRYVSSEEFTNDFINSIANNRGAAFNARYRDLDILLIDDIQFLQGKSETQETFFHTFNTLHDHDKQVVITSDVAPRLLTGFEDRMRSRFEWGLITDVQVPDLETRIAILRKKAASERIYIPEDVIEYIASMVSTNIRELEGALIRVSAFASLNRSDVTRELAEGVLRDIVDQPEDTVVSPNDIIQATAGYFKLTVEDLYGPGRAQAVAQARQIAMYLCRERTSLSLPKIGQLFGGRDHTTVMYATKKITELMKEKRQVYNQVQEITALLGRR; this is translated from the coding sequence ATGACAGATGCCCCGGACGTACCGATCTGGCGCCTCGTTCTCGCTGAACTCGAGCAGGACGAGCGCATCACGCCGCAACTCAAAGGCTTCCTCAGTCTCGCCGTGGCTCAGGGCGTCATGGGCGGTGCTCTCTATCTGGACGTCCCGAACGATCTCACCGCCGGCCAGATCAATAAGCGCATGCGCGAGCCGATCATGGACGCGCTCGCGAAGATCGATGGCGAGGCCAACTCGTTCCGCGTGGTGACGAACCCGGAGCTCGCCGAGAAGCCGTACGTACCCGAGCCGAATCCGATCGGGCAGGAGGCGCAGACCCGTGAGAGCGCGGTGGAACGCACCGGTCCACGCCCCATCGAGCAGCCTCAGGCGCAACCGCGCAGCGAGACGCGTCTGAACCCCAAGTACACCTTCGACAATTTCGTCATCGGGCAGTCCAACCGCTTCGCGCATGCGGCCGCGGTCGCCGTCGCCGAAGCACCGGCCAAGGCTTACAACCCGCTGTTTATCTACGGCGACTCCGGGCTCGGAAAGACCCACCTGCTCCACGCGATCGGCGACTACGCGCAGAACCTCTTCCCGGGCGTCCGAGTCCGATACGTCTCGAGTGAAGAGTTCACGAACGACTTCATCAACTCGATCGCGAACAACCGCGGCGCGGCATTCAACGCGCGCTACCGGGACCTCGACATCCTGCTGATCGACGACATCCAGTTCCTCCAGGGCAAGTCGGAGACGCAGGAGACGTTCTTCCACACGTTCAACACGCTGCACGACCACGACAAGCAGGTCGTCATTACGAGCGATGTCGCCCCACGCCTCCTGACCGGCTTCGAGGACCGCATGCGGTCGCGCTTCGAGTGGGGTCTCATCACCGACGTGCAGGTTCCCGACCTCGAGACGCGCATCGCGATCCTCCGCAAGAAGGCCGCGAGCGAGCGCATCTACATCCCGGAAGACGTCATCGAGTACATCGCGTCGATGGTCTCCACGAACATCCGGGAGCTCGAGGGGGCGCTCATCCGCGTCTCCGCGTTCGCCAGCCTCAACAGGTCCGACGTCACCCGCGAGCTCGCGGAAGGCGTGCTGCGCGACATCGTCGACCAGCCGGAGGACACCGTCGTCTCTCCGAACGACATCATCCAAGCGACGGCCGGCTACTTCAAGCTCACCGTCGAGGATCTGTACGGGCCCGGCCGCGCGCAGGCGGTCGCGCAGGCGCGTCAGATCGCCATGTACCTCTGCCGTGAGCGCACCAGCCTCTCGCTTCCGAAAATTGGGCAGCTCTTCGGCGGCCGTGACCACACGACGGTCATGTACGCCACGAAGAAGATCACCGAGCTCATGAAGGAGAAGCGTCAGGTCTACAACCAGGTGCAGGAGATCACGGCGCTGCTCGGACGCCGCTGA
- the gyrB gene encoding DNA topoisomerase (ATP-hydrolyzing) subunit B, which translates to MTSETPHHKVTNDYGADDIQVLEGLEAVRKRPGMYIGSTGPRGLHHLVYEIVDNSVDESLAGYCDTITVTLLEDGGVRCEDNGRGIPVAENKKEGKSTLEVVLTVLHAGGKFGGGGYAVSGGLHGVGSSVVNALSTRLDAVIKRDGHVWRQTYTEGGHPTAPIEKGEATEETGTVITFWPDPDIFTETVDFEYEVLRTRFQQMAFLNKGLKIELYDARPTSTEEVATEEGAPESQQRQDVFLYERGLMDYVDYLNNARRADRVHEEIISFESEVSDRKIALEVAMQWTTSYSENVFTYANTINTHEGGTHEEGFRSALTALMNRYARANGLLKEKDDNLTGDDVREGLTAVISVKLSEPQFEGQTKTKLGNTEARGYVHRIVNEELGDWFERNPQHAKNVIRKAIDAASARLAARKARETARRKSVFESAAMPDKLKDCTSKDPSISEIFLVEGDSAGGSAVDGRNPTTQAILSLRGKILNVERARLDKALANKEVQAMIQAFGTGIGPDFTIEKARYHKIVLMTDADVDGQHITTLLLTLLFRYMRGLIEAGYVFLAMPPLYRLKWTNAEHEYVYSDRERDTFVEAGQARGWRLPKSNEGGIQRYKGLGEMNAHELWETTMDPETRTLRQVTIDDAAAADEIFSVLMGEDVESRRSFIQRNAKDVRFLDI; encoded by the coding sequence ATGACGAGCGAGACCCCTCATCACAAGGTCACGAACGATTACGGCGCAGATGACATCCAGGTGCTCGAGGGGCTCGAGGCGGTGCGCAAGCGTCCGGGCATGTACATCGGCTCAACGGGCCCGCGCGGCCTGCACCACCTCGTCTACGAGATCGTGGACAACTCGGTCGACGAATCGCTCGCCGGTTACTGCGACACGATCACCGTCACCCTGCTTGAGGACGGCGGCGTGCGCTGCGAGGACAACGGGCGAGGAATCCCCGTTGCCGAGAACAAGAAGGAAGGCAAGTCGACCCTCGAGGTCGTCCTGACCGTGCTGCACGCGGGCGGCAAGTTCGGTGGCGGCGGGTATGCCGTTTCCGGCGGACTGCACGGCGTCGGATCCTCCGTGGTGAACGCCCTCTCGACCCGCCTTGACGCGGTCATCAAGCGCGATGGACACGTGTGGCGGCAGACGTACACCGAGGGTGGCCACCCGACGGCGCCCATCGAAAAGGGCGAGGCGACCGAGGAGACCGGAACCGTCATCACCTTCTGGCCAGACCCCGACATCTTCACGGAGACCGTCGACTTCGAGTACGAAGTGTTGCGCACGCGCTTCCAGCAGATGGCGTTCCTCAACAAGGGCCTGAAGATCGAGCTCTACGACGCGCGCCCCACCTCGACCGAAGAGGTCGCGACGGAGGAGGGCGCTCCGGAGTCGCAGCAGCGTCAGGATGTCTTCCTGTACGAGCGTGGCCTCATGGACTACGTTGACTACCTCAACAACGCGCGCCGCGCCGATCGCGTGCATGAGGAGATCATCAGCTTCGAGTCCGAGGTCTCCGACCGCAAGATCGCCCTCGAGGTCGCGATGCAGTGGACCACCTCCTACAGCGAGAACGTGTTCACGTACGCAAACACGATCAACACGCACGAGGGTGGAACGCACGAAGAGGGCTTCCGTTCCGCGCTCACCGCGCTCATGAACCGCTACGCGCGGGCGAACGGTCTGCTCAAGGAGAAGGACGACAACCTCACGGGCGACGACGTGCGCGAGGGGCTCACCGCGGTGATCTCGGTGAAGCTCTCCGAACCGCAGTTCGAGGGCCAGACCAAGACCAAGCTCGGCAACACCGAGGCGCGCGGTTATGTCCACCGCATCGTGAACGAGGAGCTCGGCGACTGGTTCGAGCGCAACCCGCAGCACGCGAAGAATGTGATCCGCAAGGCGATCGACGCCGCAAGCGCCCGGTTGGCGGCGCGCAAGGCGCGTGAGACGGCACGCCGCAAGAGCGTGTTCGAATCGGCCGCGATGCCCGACAAGCTCAAGGACTGCACGAGCAAGGATCCGTCGATCTCGGAGATCTTCCTCGTCGAGGGTGACTCGGCCGGTGGATCCGCTGTGGACGGCCGCAACCCGACGACGCAGGCGATCCTTTCGTTGCGCGGCAAGATCCTGAACGTCGAGCGAGCGCGCCTCGACAAGGCGCTCGCCAACAAGGAAGTGCAGGCGATGATCCAGGCGTTCGGCACGGGGATCGGGCCGGACTTCACCATCGAGAAGGCGCGCTATCACAAGATCGTGCTGATGACGGATGCGGACGTCGACGGTCAGCACATTACGACGCTGCTGTTGACGCTGCTGTTCCGCTACATGCGCGGGCTCATCGAGGCCGGCTACGTCTTCCTCGCGATGCCGCCGCTGTATCGCCTGAAGTGGACCAACGCCGAGCACGAGTACGTCTACTCGGACCGGGAGCGCGACACGTTCGTCGAGGCGGGTCAGGCGCGCGGCTGGCGCCTGCCGAAGAGCAACGAGGGCGGCATCCAGCGCTACAAGGGTCTCGGTGAGATGAACGCCCACGAGTTGTGGGAGACGACCATGGATCCCGAGACGCGCACCCTGCGGCAGGTGACGATCGATGATGCCGCGGCGGCCGACGAGATCTTCTCGGTGCTGATGGGAGAGGACGTGGAGTCGCGACGCAGCTTCATCCAGCGCAACGCGAAGGACGTCCGCTTCCTCGACATCTGA
- the rpmH gene encoding 50S ribosomal protein L34: protein MSKRTFQPNNRRRAKKHGFRARMRTRAGRAILNARRGKGRTELSA from the coding sequence ATGAGCAAGCGCACTTTCCAGCCCAATAACCGTCGTCGTGCCAAGAAGCACGGCTTCCGCGCCCGTATGCGCACCCGCGCCGGCCGCGCGATCCTGAACGCGCGCCGCGGCAAGGGCCGCACCGAGCTCTCGGCGTAA
- the dnaN gene encoding DNA polymerase III subunit beta: MKFHVNRDVFSEAVSFVVKLLPQRNPQPILAGVLIEATEDGSLSLSAFDYEASARTTIEATIDEPGTILVHGRLLSDIASRLPNAPIEISTEDDGNIAVVCGPARFALASMPVEEYPAIPEVTGESGLVPGEDFATAISQVAFAASRDDVTPVLTGVQLAVSENTLTLVATDRYRVALRAIDWDGSQHEAQALVPARTLIEVGKTFSHGGNISIAFSGSGDREIISFTAGNKTVTSLLIKGNFPPVQRLFPDQTGHYSVVSTSDLNEAVRRVALVLDRSAPLRFTFGPTDVTMDAAGGDQARASESVDATLTGGDETTLGLNPQYLLEALGAVKSEFARITFTSSDNANKLSPILVTAQTSVDDASSDNFKYLLQPNLLLR, translated from the coding sequence GTGAAGTTCCACGTCAACCGGGATGTCTTCAGCGAGGCAGTCTCGTTCGTCGTCAAGCTGCTGCCGCAGCGCAACCCGCAGCCCATCCTCGCCGGCGTCCTCATCGAGGCGACCGAAGACGGATCCCTCTCTCTGTCAGCTTTCGACTACGAGGCTTCGGCACGTACGACGATCGAGGCGACTATCGATGAGCCGGGCACGATTCTGGTGCACGGCCGCCTGCTCAGCGACATCGCCAGCCGCCTCCCGAACGCTCCCATCGAGATCTCCACCGAGGATGACGGCAACATCGCCGTCGTCTGCGGACCGGCTCGCTTCGCGCTCGCCTCGATGCCCGTCGAGGAGTACCCGGCCATTCCCGAGGTCACCGGAGAGTCCGGCCTCGTCCCGGGCGAGGACTTCGCGACCGCCATCTCGCAGGTCGCCTTCGCTGCCTCACGCGACGACGTCACGCCGGTGCTGACGGGCGTCCAGCTCGCGGTGAGCGAGAACACGCTCACGCTCGTCGCCACCGACCGCTACCGCGTCGCGCTCCGCGCTATCGACTGGGACGGCAGCCAGCATGAGGCACAGGCGCTCGTCCCGGCCCGCACCCTCATCGAGGTGGGTAAGACCTTCTCGCACGGCGGAAACATCTCCATCGCGTTCAGCGGATCCGGCGACCGCGAGATCATTTCCTTCACGGCCGGCAACAAGACGGTGACGTCGCTGCTGATCAAGGGAAACTTCCCGCCCGTGCAGCGTCTGTTCCCCGATCAGACGGGCCACTACTCGGTCGTCTCGACGAGCGATCTCAACGAGGCTGTCCGCCGCGTCGCCCTCGTGCTCGACCGCTCCGCTCCGCTGCGCTTCACGTTCGGCCCGACCGACGTGACGATGGACGCAGCCGGCGGCGACCAGGCCCGCGCGTCAGAGTCGGTCGACGCGACCCTCACTGGCGGTGACGAGACGACGCTGGGGCTCAACCCGCAGTACCTCCTCGAGGCGCTCGGCGCCGTGAAGAGCGAGTTCGCGCGGATCACGTTCACCTCCAGCGACAACGCCAACAAGCTCAGCCCGATCCTCGTGACCGCGCAGACGTCGGTCGACGACGCCTCGAGCGACAACTTCAAGTACCTCCTGCAGCCGAACCTTCTGTTGCGATAG
- a CDS encoding Jag family protein: MNSDEPTVEQLEREGDVAADFLEGFLDIADVDGDLELDVRHGRAYVSVESDDDSLKKLAHPDTVQALQEITRLAVQRETGEFSRLILDVAGSRDARKDQLSVLVEQAISRLEDGATQASLPAMTSYERKIIHDIVAERGYVSESYGERDDRHTVVRKA, from the coding sequence ATGAACAGTGACGAGCCGACAGTCGAGCAGCTTGAGCGCGAGGGGGACGTCGCGGCGGACTTCCTCGAAGGCTTCCTCGACATTGCCGACGTTGACGGCGACCTCGAGCTGGACGTGCGACACGGTCGCGCTTACGTCTCGGTCGAGAGCGATGACGACTCGCTCAAGAAGCTCGCGCACCCCGACACGGTCCAGGCGTTGCAGGAGATCACGCGACTCGCCGTGCAGCGCGAGACCGGTGAGTTCTCGCGGCTCATCCTCGACGTCGCCGGCTCGCGCGACGCCCGGAAGGATCAGCTGTCCGTGCTCGTCGAGCAGGCGATCTCTCGTCTCGAGGATGGCGCGACGCAGGCGTCGCTTCCCGCAATGACCTCGTACGAGCGGAAGATCATCCACGACATCGTCGCCGAACGAGGCTACGTCTCGGAGTCGTACGGCGAGCGTGACGACCGTCACACGGTGGTGCGCAAGGCGTGA
- the yidC gene encoding membrane protein insertase YidC has translation MEDFFGTILFPIRWVIEAILVGWHWLLTAIGLPSSSGLTWVLSILGVVVVVRLAIFPLFVKQIKSQRKMMELGPEMKKIQEKYRGKRDQLSREAMARETQGLYKKHGTSPVSGCLPLLVQMPIFLSLFWTLRDINSWAGRDEPGLNQWLFTAERVHDFNDASLFDIAPLSNTLIDHFQSPMGTSTAAIVLMVILVGLMITTQFITQLQIVSKNLSPAAKQGQAYQMQRIMLYIIPFAMIFSGVFFPLGVVTYWFFNNLWTMAQQFYIIHENPTPGSEAALMREERLRKKGKAVNLEGKVVSLAEYEREQEELLRKVELERQAKAKRVQPKSAKRAKRDAQRAAQQNKQPQSGSEPDKQSGSDDAGEKTT, from the coding sequence GTGGAAGACTTCTTCGGAACGATCCTCTTCCCCATTCGGTGGGTGATCGAGGCCATCCTCGTCGGCTGGCACTGGCTCCTGACCGCGATCGGCCTGCCCTCCAGCAGCGGCCTGACCTGGGTGCTTTCCATCCTCGGCGTGGTCGTGGTCGTACGACTGGCGATCTTCCCGCTCTTCGTCAAGCAGATCAAGAGCCAGCGGAAGATGATGGAACTCGGTCCTGAGATGAAGAAGATCCAGGAGAAGTACCGAGGCAAGCGCGATCAGCTCTCGCGCGAGGCGATGGCCCGCGAGACGCAGGGCCTGTACAAGAAGCACGGCACGTCTCCGGTGTCCGGGTGTCTGCCGCTGCTCGTGCAGATGCCGATTTTCCTGTCGCTGTTCTGGACGCTGCGTGACATCAACTCGTGGGCGGGACGGGACGAGCCGGGCCTGAACCAGTGGCTGTTCACCGCCGAGCGCGTGCACGACTTCAACGACGCGTCGCTGTTCGACATCGCGCCGCTCAGCAATACGCTGATCGACCACTTCCAGTCGCCGATGGGGACGTCGACCGCGGCGATCGTGCTGATGGTCATCCTCGTCGGTCTGATGATCACCACGCAGTTCATCACGCAGCTGCAGATCGTGTCGAAGAACCTCTCGCCCGCGGCGAAGCAGGGTCAGGCGTACCAGATGCAGCGCATCATGCTGTACATCATCCCGTTCGCGATGATCTTCTCTGGTGTCTTCTTCCCGCTCGGCGTCGTGACCTACTGGTTCTTTAACAACCTGTGGACGATGGCGCAGCAGTTCTACATCATTCACGAGAACCCGACCCCCGGATCCGAAGCCGCGCTCATGCGTGAGGAGCGCCTGCGGAAGAAGGGCAAGGCGGTCAACCTGGAGGGCAAGGTCGTCTCTCTCGCCGAGTATGAGCGCGAGCAGGAGGAACTGCTCCGCAAGGTCGAGCTGGAGCGACAGGCCAAGGCCAAGCGCGTGCAGCCGAAGAGTGCCAAGCGGGCGAAGCGCGACGCACAGCGTGCCGCGCAGCAGAACAAGCAGCCGCAGAGCGGCAGCGAGCCCGACAAGCAGAGCGGATCCGATGACGCCGGGGAGAAGACGACGTGA
- the rnpA gene encoding ribonuclease P protein component has protein sequence MLSQQQRITRGIDYRHVVRRGARCAGTTHVMHVVRTNEARPPRFGFIVSKAVGNAVTRNTVRRRLKAICLEATPQVRQGADIVIRALPIAATTPFAELRSDILRSIARRAAS, from the coding sequence GTGCTCTCCCAGCAGCAGCGCATCACCCGCGGGATCGACTATCGACACGTCGTCCGGCGGGGAGCGCGCTGTGCGGGGACAACCCACGTGATGCACGTCGTCCGCACCAACGAGGCGCGGCCGCCCCGATTCGGCTTCATCGTGAGTAAAGCGGTCGGTAACGCGGTCACGCGCAACACCGTACGGCGTCGCCTCAAGGCCATCTGCCTCGAGGCGACGCCGCAGGTGCGTCAGGGCGCCGACATCGTCATCCGCGCGCTGCCGATCGCGGCGACGACGCCGTTTGCCGAATTGCGCAGCGACATCCTCCGCAGCATCGCCCGGCGGGCCGCATCGTGA
- a CDS encoding Clp protease N-terminal domain-containing protein has translation MSKLTDIIASSRTLAIAAVEEASRFGVRDVDLEHIFLALAISERPAGHLLREMGITLDDARDAVAEYHREQLATLGIDTSLPGDGTIRFHEEGAYDYTERAMRVMSQSGGWQRAADSLEVLRSLVTEPTGSIGAVLTHLGTSADEIIARIDRTERDDESDVRQRDSRAASPQPPLSRTHTAFVPAPIEAVRGLVSDAERLPEWEMNLGSVTPQDEAWMGETRTVAPNGKRLKVADRHRRQHVQLVESGDSRVVWRMRMIDDPRANARVIEVDFEPATNGTRVTVRFSWQRTSPVRAWIRPFVAVARLLLRPVRRVVLWVQVTALTDGISRTLR, from the coding sequence ATGAGCAAGCTCACAGACATCATCGCTTCGAGCCGTACGCTCGCGATCGCAGCCGTCGAGGAGGCGTCCCGGTTCGGCGTTCGCGACGTCGATCTCGAGCACATCTTCCTGGCCCTCGCGATCAGCGAGCGTCCCGCGGGTCACCTGCTGCGGGAGATGGGAATCACGCTTGACGACGCGCGCGACGCCGTCGCCGAATACCACCGCGAGCAGCTCGCGACACTCGGGATCGATACGTCGCTTCCGGGCGATGGCACGATCCGTTTCCACGAGGAGGGCGCTTACGACTACACCGAACGCGCCATGCGCGTGATGTCACAGTCGGGCGGGTGGCAGCGTGCCGCCGACTCACTCGAGGTACTACGCTCGCTCGTCACCGAACCCACTGGCAGCATCGGCGCGGTCCTCACCCACCTCGGCACCAGCGCTGACGAGATCATCGCGCGCATCGACCGCACGGAGCGCGACGACGAGTCCGACGTCCGTCAGCGCGATTCCCGCGCGGCGTCACCCCAGCCACCGCTCTCGCGCACGCACACGGCATTCGTTCCCGCACCCATCGAGGCCGTACGCGGTCTCGTCTCCGATGCCGAGCGGCTTCCCGAATGGGAGATGAATCTCGGCTCCGTGACGCCGCAGGATGAGGCGTGGATGGGGGAGACCCGCACCGTCGCGCCGAACGGAAAACGGCTCAAGGTCGCCGACCGTCATCGCCGACAGCACGTCCAGCTCGTCGAGAGCGGCGATTCGCGTGTGGTGTGGCGCATGCGAATGATCGACGACCCGCGGGCGAACGCTCGCGTCATCGAGGTCGACTTCGAGCCCGCAACGAACGGGACACGCGTCACCGTTCGGTTCTCGTGGCAGCGCACGTCGCCGGTCCGGGCGTGGATCCGGCCGTTCGTCGCCGTGGCCCGCCTGCTACTGCGTCCCGTGCGCCGCGTCGTGCTGTGGGTGCAGGTCACGGCACTGACTGACGGGATCAGCCGCACCCTGCGCTGA